In Augochlora pura isolate Apur16 chromosome 3, APUR_v2.2.1, whole genome shotgun sequence, the sequence ttaatatatttaaatcacGCCTGGGTTTTATTGGGGAATTTCTCTCTCATTGTTGAACAAACCAACTTATCAGTATTTATCGGTATGACTAACTTACTGTAAGATTCAGTGTTGAATTTAGTAAATACAACATGTGTCAAGATCAAGTTAGtttttttgttctttgaaTCGACGAAACAATGAACTGATGAGTGTTTCCAAATGCTCGTGACATTCTGATCAATGATTTTGTCTGAATTGAGttgtttacaaatattacTGCCAATGCATGTTTTCGTTTGACAATAAGACTATGATATTCATCATATATATTACTCATTATGTATACTAAACGCACTAAAAATTGTGATGCCTAGTTTTGGTAATccacgaattaaatttttaaggtaAGTACTTATTGGTGGTTAGGTCacgtacatatatttttgaatgtaaatgatacaaaattttcaagaagAACTTGTTAGTAAACTAATTGACAAAGACATCATTTTTACTGTCACTGTTATCCTTCACAATACTATTATTAGTTCTGATATCTCGCCATATTAATaactttctattattataatgttcatTGATAGTATTAGTAATTGCTATTATATGTAGTTATAagtgatattatatttttattgtattatttatctatgttaattttttctaCTTGTCTTTTTAACATGAGTCCAACTATAGATtgatattctaataaattttatttaggatttctaaaattttctaattagaaGAACAATGCCTGCAAAAAATATAGCTGATTGGACTCAAACTGATGTGGCAAACTGGCTTAATGAAATCGGACACGAAAAATTTTCTTGTATATTCCTGGAACAGGATATTGATGGTAGAGCACTTTTGACTTTAAAGGAGGAGGACTTAAAGTCGGAACGAATGTGCATAAAGAAACTGGGTGATATAAAAAGATTATGTATTAGTATAAACCAattgaaaagagaaaatatggCAGTATTATTTGAGTTAGGATATGTTGACTTATATCCTTCACCTACTTTTTATAATCATCATAAACAAGAAGTAAGATGTTTGATTTATGTGTTTAAATAAACACTATGAAACGTATCTTTATATGTCAAATATTCTAATATGGCTTTTATGTATTCATTACAGGTACCTAGCAATGGATTGAATAGTGAAAGTTCCATAGAAAATGAGTTTTATTCTGCATCTGTATCAGAAGATGGTCATGCGTCACATTTGCCACCTGAAATTTGGAAAGCTTTTATTAGTTtgggatatttatttatcgttacaTGGATTACTGCTTTTGTGATGGTTATTGTTCACGATAGAGTTCCAGACATGAAAAAGTATCCACCATTACCTGATATATTCCTAGATAATGTGCCACATATTCCTTGGGCATTTGATATGTGTGAAGTCACAGGAACTATACTTTTTGCAATATGGCTAATTGTATTAATCTTCCATAAATACAGGtatacatttgtattttataaagatcAATTTGagataaaaaatcaaatgaggcaggtatttttaaataatttacatgctttgcagatttattttattacgaagGTTTTTTGCTTTATCTGGTACAGTTTTTCTACTGAGATGTGTTACAATGCTTATTACTTCCTTGTCAGTGCCAGGTGCACATTTGCAGTGTCAACCAAGAACAGTTTCTGACGATTGGTCAAGGTAATAGTTTATTGTTTTAGAAAGCACTATTAAACAGactatgtataattatttttacttaatagTCCTGCATATGTTGATATCTACAATAAGATTGCTATGGCTTATGTAATATGGCGTGGAGCTGGCATGTCTATTCAAGGTGTTAGAACCTGTGGTGATTATATGTTTAGTGGCCATACTGTTGCTCTCACtatgttaaattttttcattacagAATGTGAGTATTAAAGTTTAAGGAACATCTATTTAAGAAATAGTagtaatattcaataaatattttgtttacagaTACACCAGCGCAATTGTACTTTTTACATACCTTTACATGGATGCTCAATATGtttggtatattttttatcttagCAGCGCATGAGCATTACTCCATTGATGTTTTTGTagctttttatattacttctCGACTGTTTCTCTATTATCATACGTTAGCAAATAATCAAGCTTTGATGCAACGTGATTCGAACAGGACCAGAATATGGTTTCCATTGTTTAGTTTTTTTGAATCTTCTGTTGATGGTATTGTTCCAAATGAATATGAATCGCCGTCATTGATTATTTGTAATCTAGCGTGTACAGGGAAAGATATTTGGTACTTGGTGCGATCTTCTATTTGCTTCCGTAAATCGTTGCGTAATGTAAGTGGTAATGTTAAAAGTAACACGAACAAGGAACactaattgttatataaattttatatttatttgataatatgtTTGAGAACGCTAACTTTTGATTTGACAACTCCATTTacacattgaataaaaaagtagaaaaataaaaatgaaatatctgtaagtatttatttttctaagtTACATGATAGTGACCTGGCTGGCATTGAAAGGATTTTATGTGGTATATCTAGATTTTTGTACTGTTTATCAAATGGTCATCTATAAAGTAACGATTCATTTAGATTATTATACTGACCTTCCAAAGTAAATTTTAGTAGATAATACGTTTTGTTATTCCAGAGTTTATTGTCTTAAGTTTCATGTTGGCATTAATTTATCttgtttcattcattttttagatatatgtattttttatgttaatgGCGAGAAGAACTGTAAGACGTAATGTTTAACAAATCGACTATATAATGGTTTTTAAGtagcaaaaatttaatattaattaaatgtgaaGATTTTATACGATGTTAATGACTTTTATATTCAGTGTAGTatcccaaaattattttttgttggtAAACTGGGTACAAGTTTAGTAAAATGCTatgctattaatttcaattatatgttaataaatcTCACGATGATTCATTGGAAAGTAATGtaaacaataatttgatataagGTTTGGCGAAATAGATAAGAACAGAGCGATACCATGTAGATATACTGATAGCTTTTCTACTtttgatttatatacatattttttatgtaaacgAAGTACGAGCTATCAAGTCTTGAACCTATTTTGCAGACATTACTTGCGTCCGATCATTGTCGGTCAATTTAATTACTTGCCTTTGAAAATTCTGCACGAAATAGTTTGACTATCGACCAAGATGCTAGTGATCACAAGACGACCATGATCAGACTTGTCATTAAATGTTTGCAAAATGATAAGATGTACCAGaaaatacatgtatatatgtatatatacatgtaattCGAGCACAGTAATatttgtctctcttttttcaatttaaacaacGTAGGTAGTTAACAATTTACATTCTTTGAGAATTAATAGTCGATAAGAGgctaattgtaaaataactcattatatttatatttgctaCAGACACAGTTCTTACtaaacttataattatttcaacaggAGGCTCTTAATATCGTACTGTTAACAAAGCAATTAATATGAGAATAGTGAaggaataatgtaatagttGCGAATTTATGTATTAGTATTTATGcggttattttatattaggtgcgaatattattcgttttatttgaagtatttttgtatttctttacACATGTACGCACATCTAATAgatttaataagtaataactGAGTACCATTACGCATATCCATGATGTTTGTAAATATGGAGTCCATATTGTCTTTAGAATTAGCGTCAAAAGGTGCCgagtttattataaatacaaactATTGAGAAGAATAACGTTTTTCACAATGTAttcttctaataatatttaatgttaaaatgggCGATATCGATTTATGTAACAtgcacaaattttattttctgatcGATAAACTGTTTTGTTGGACACAAAAAGTACGCTTATGgacaataaattgtttattataattagttgaGTTACATTTATATCTTCTTCAGAGAGAATCTcacgtaattttatttgctgaaAATAGAAACGTCTACGCAAGTATACCGTGTCTATAATTAAATCGGCAGTCTGCACATAACGACGGTCTCAGAGTTAAAATGTTAGTAGCAGAAGTTCTATGCTTCCCTtcttattatcaattttgtcTCCGCTTACAAAAAtggaaagttaataaaatatttgtcgcaAAGTAAAGGCGTACTGttctttcatttcaatttggtgcaaataaattgtatactaATTGTAGATAaggtatgtataatatgtgtaTGATTTGTgttgaatttcttattttaaagtgCAGGCCATGAATATtccattttcatatttataatttaacaacgTAATTCGTACtcttttttaacaatgtaatattaattatctcaTGTAGTCACTCAAGAAGTATCGTATGTatactttaaaatttgttatcaaAACAcacaattaatgaaaaataattgaaaggaggaaatattataaatattgatagaaCCTTTATTAATacacaatattaaaacaaaataacagaCATTTACAAcagacaatttataaatttatataaatttgtatgtgtaaatgttttaaatatcgttATCGTGGGAATTAAATTACAACGAGAAATCATAATATGAGACAATgacattttatatgtaattaccatattaacttttataataataactgatATTACGACTTTCTTTAATCCTATCTTCACCGAAGTaataaaaagacaattttttaaattttaatttgacattatttttaagtgTAGTTATTTTTCCATAATAAACCCTTTTCAGCTTTTcgtatatatgtttataaaattgatttgataGAAATAGGtatgaacaaaatattgtttaacattattattagaataatgaaaatatcattAGATGATCATTTTTTATGAACTTTCgtagtaataatttacttataaaaAGTGGGTTACTAAGATTGTTACAAAATGTAATGCGTTtgtcgattaataattaatgctaataataataataataattcgtaaaaaaaACTTAAACAGCTGcagttttcaaatatttactattactaAGGTTTCGAGCACTGTGATTTATATTCGCAcatagttaaaaatttcaaacatagAACTACATGTCAATTTGTAAGACGCTTCAATTAACTCGCAGAAGTTTCTAACATCCTTATTCAGCTAAATATGTCTGAAATACTTGACAAGTATGATCTTGATCGTGAAACACACATTAAATGAAATGCAATTAGGTGCACGGTAATCTGGAAGGCATGGCGGCGGTAACTGAATCTGGCTGTCCGATTTGCGGTGATCGGATAAACGCGACTCTCAGATGCAGCAGCTGCAAGCAACAAGTTTATTGCAGTAAAGATCATCAGCGACAAGATTGGCCTAACCACAGGTCAGTTTGTCAGGCGTGGGAGATTCATGAAAGTCCTGAACTCGGACGACATTTATTGGCGTCAAGGGACCTAGGTCCCGGTGATCTGATCCTGTCGGAGTCACCTTTGGTTTGGGGTCCGTCGTTGCACACGGATCAAAGAGTCTGCGTTGGATGCGGCAAACGGTGCACGTCTGACTCTACAAGATGTAAGACCTGCACATGGCCTGCGTGCGAGGAAGACTGTCCCGGACTTCTCGATAAGCGTAGACATGGTTTGGAGTGTTTGTTGCTGATACAGGCAAAGATGATCCCTAGGTttgtaaactatttattaaatgttttacgaAATGCGTAATCGTCGTTTTTGTATACGTATAAGTTTAGCGTAGATGTGCATGAGAACGATTTGTTGTCAGTACAATGAATGTTTCTGTAAGCAAGAATTGAGAATAATTAATggataactttatttatttttttcaaatataacgCTATTTTAGACATTTATTCAATAGccatatatttttgatatttatgttttttaatctCAACAATTGACGATGTTTCACTGACATTGTACAAGTTTCGTGGATGATGGAATGTTAGTATTTGGAATTATTAAGGGGACGAAGTTATTTCAACGAGAATTATCttaatattcgaattatatcaatactaaaattcaatttggtTATTTCGTATTTAGAAAAAGGGGttacgttattatttatcaaaccagtttcattcgaaaacagttcatatgaaaaatattatatcttctattctatttatatagtCATCCTCTTTTAGCACTGCACTCTGAATAATGTGACTCCCCGTCGAaagatttaaacatttatctgTATTTTCTGCCATTCCTTACTATctcaattttgcaattttctcAGGTTTATTGCTGCATAACACACAGGTACctgagaaattgtttaattacactaaaattaatttgtgcGCCGATATAGTAACAACTTCTAGcgtatttgatataatttatggAATCGATGGCCAAAGTAACTTGTGTCTTTCATAATCGTTGTTGTTTGTTACAGATGCGATGTTCTGTTAGTTATTCGTATGTGGATATTGTGGTtgaaaaaatcgaaacaatgGGTGGCTCTAGAAAAATTACAGAGTCACGAAGATTCGCGCGGTCAGGGAACAGTCGCGTACGAAGAGGTGATGAATGTAAGTCAATATTTAGAACGTCTTGTGTCACAGAAACCAGGGAGCAGGGAGGTCATAGCAAAAATTTGCGGCTTAATAGATGTAAACGCCCTAGAAACAATGCCACCTGAGGGCTCGGTGGCGATTTATGAAACAGCGTGCCTGCTGGAGCATTCTTGTCTGGCAAACACAAGACACAGTTTTAAAATCGATGATAAGGGGAGGCCTCGTATCATGGTGAAAGCTCTTTGTCCTATCAAAAAGTATGTTCACATCATAAACGGTAACACATTTAACgatcgttttttcttttaacatcTGCTTGGCAAAGATTACTTCTATTGAAATCTACTTTCTTATCATTTTCACTATTTATCTTTTCACGCGTTTCGATAATTAGACTCTTTAAACTTACGAATATACATACTCTGCTTTAAACGGATAATCTTCCATCACTGTTGCTGCTGAATTCAGAAACACAATATCGTTTAAtagttcaattaattataactctCTGTCTCGTATTGTTGTACACATGTGAACATCTTTTTCAGAGGAGATCATCTTAGCACAATGTATACACACGCACTTTGGGCAACTATAACCCGCCGGGCTCACCTTCGGgacacaaaatatttttcgtgctACTGCAAACGATGTTCCGACCCAACCGAATTGGGCACGCATCTCGGTACTCTGATATGCCCTCAGGACAACGGATTCATTTTACCCAACGATCCGCTGGATTTCGAGTCAGAGTGGAAGTGTCAATTGTGTCCTGGAACTTTGAGAGCTTCAGAAGTGacggaatttatttgtaaattggaAGATGACGTTGAAGACGTTATGTGCACCGCGACAAAAAGCTCGCTGAGCGAGCTACTTTCTCGGTAAAGTCTTTCTCCTTTTGCAACGCGTCGTCGCGATGAGATACGGAATAATCGAACGCTGTTTCATTTGTTCGATATTTCAGACTCATCACGTTATTGCATCCTAATCATCAGCTGTGCATCAGCGTCAGCCACTCGCTGATTCAATTGCAAGGCCGGAGTGATCCAAGCAAAATTGACCTGTGTAAACGGATTATAGAAATTACCAAGATATTGGATCCCTACGGCGTAAGGTTGTCGTTGTACACTGCGGTCACTTTGCGAGAGCTGTCCAATTGCCCGGGTCAGGATAGGGAAAGTCTGTCGTTAGAGGCGATCTCCTTGCTGCAGTCGGAACCGCAGAATTCGCCCGGTGAAAAACTCAGAATGCTAATCGAAGCCGAAATGTAACGTCCAAAGGAGTTCAAACACCTTTGTGACTGCGACACATTGATCATTGGATAACTCTTTATTACTTCATCTTATGTTACATTTACGACGGCTACTTACATTGAaggcatttttattatacgatCTTACAACTATACAGTACATTGTATTACATACACTTAAAATAAACGTATCTCTTTTATAGGTAtatgcgatataaaaattacgccGATAACGTAACTATACAGTACATATACAATGGTGTGTAGCAGTATGGAGACGCATATCGTTCGATACAATTGTCCGCGAACTTCGCATCAGTTATGTAGTAcaatgtgaaatattttttacggtACATATATCTTATTCTTTTCTGGAAATGATGCTACTACGTTTGTTAGCTTTATCAGAGAAAGAACGAATTCGTTCCGATGCGGATGATAACTTACTgaaatactgtacaatatAAGTACGaggcatttaaataaatatgtactaGATTAGTGAACTGTCGATTTTATGAATCTATGACGGACACACGTGTGTCAAATTCTCTACTTCATTTTAAGTTAAAAACAAAATGCTTGatcaaaaatataagtttCTAATTTGCTCGCCTTATTTTTTAGCTacctattgtattttatatattattctgtgATTTTCAACTGCTGAGATCAATTCTGACGTAGTTATTCTTTAAACGGTGAAACGGTTGACACTTTCACAGAGATAATGCGTTCGTAGTTAATTTATGTTGCATATTAAAGCCAGTGATATGAAGGTTCAAGAAATGTTATGAtgtatttagtaattaaattcaGCAGTTGATCTACAAGAATCATTGGGTCAAGATTAATCtgttcataaaaaaataaaagaccaTTGTATGCCACATCAATTGCTTTTTGCGATCGATGCTACATATATCATTGAAAACGACACGTACGACACATGAAACTGAGAAAAGTTGAGTTAAATCATCATTTTGCTGGTCTCTTTTTTACTATTTACCAAAAAAACTTGCCGAACTCGTTAATTGTTATCGTGCGAAATTAATGTTAGAAAGAAGTTTACATGGAGAACTCCCAATccttaatatgaaatttacaaattgcgTTTCTTGCTAGTcgaacaaaattaatgtttcaattgataataaaatcattcgacTGTGTTAGATCTTCTTGAAATTCTACAGGTATCTATTCTCgggaaaatcgataaaaatggtaaaattcgGAGACTtgaatcgattaaacgaattCGAAATCAGTAAAACGATAACTTAATTTTATGTGCAACGAATCGTGTCGCTAGCATTAACCGCAAAAGTTGAACGATCTGGCGTCAAACGAAAACCAGACGGAAGATGTGTTATAAACAAATGTTAATGCCCAACACTATCACATGCCGCTGTAGATGTGAAAATTAGCACCATGTTGCATAGTCCATCGATCATGGTCGCATGCCACATTTTACATATGTGTTACGTAGCAACGTGGCATTATAATTACGTTGTATTTACAGCACGAACGTGTAACTAGCATTTAGACAAGAACGGAGAAATGGcaggaacatttattttcatggaTACTTACAGGTGTTTACACAGATTAGTTACTTTTTTTCAACGATAAGAGAAAACGCCATTAATGTTTtcttagaataaaattctgtaagaACAGGTGCATCTCAAAGTAGGAAAGAAATGCAAATTTCAGGTAAATCTTATCGAATCACGATCGCTTGCAAATCTAGACTAGATTTAGCCTCAAGACAGAATAACAGATGCTCATACGAAGAAGATACTTTTTCTAAGAAAGGTTACGTACAAGCTtaacttattattaacaatcgcAGACTATGGACTGAAAGTACATTAAAGTCTTATACCCGGTCattcatttgaaaattatgtagTTTGGGGAATTTGTAATCGTcaaatgtgtaaataaaaattaaaacatttattatatgttagaTTTCAGCGAAGATtctcatttttaaatgtacCAATGACGAACTTGATGTTGAACAAAGTTACTCGATTAGTAACCGCAGTAATTATCTAGTTATTTAGGTAACTAACTAGGTATCATTAGGAGAAAACACACTTAAGTATTTCttagtaaaaataactttgataatcatataaattatattttttcttgattaaaaaaatttaattttgactgGGTATAGGCCTTTAAATACTTAcgagataaattatttaattttgaagtaTTTAGCTCAACACTTTGTGCATCGACAAGGTTCGTGAAGAGTtccatttctttaaattaaatacttaaaaaaactACATACTAACAAGTATTTTTTTACAGTAActtgaaaagtaaaatatatttgccaaagtattaaattattattcatttatctttGTTGAGATCAACCGTACTGACTTATCTTATTCATACTTCttctattgttaatttttatgtcaCGTATTTCACATGTCACAtgtcatttttgtattaaatgtaTGTTTATATCTTTAGCTCGATTAAATCTTGTAACTGTAATTAAGTgagatttgaaatattttgagtTCGTAATGTAATCATAANNNNNNNNNNNNNNNNNNNNNNNNNNNNNNNNNNNNNNNNNNNNNNNNNNNNNNNNNNNNNNNNNNNNNNNNNNNNNNNNNNNNNNNNNNNNNNNNNNNNtattcaatttttgtttatattaagaaTCTGTCTGCATTACTCGTTTAATATCTGAAAACGTCGAACATCACAATCCTGTTTTAACAGCGATATTAAACCCTTTATACGAGAATGATGATTTTGAGAcagcaattaaaattgctctaCGTTTctcaaacaaaatttctgaCTGTTCTTTGTATTTAGcaaaaaaatgttcgaaatGTTGGTGAAATGTCGAATACGGTTACTCTCGGTTCGTTTCACAATTTTGTCCATCAGTGAGAATTAAATGCGAAGGAAACGACATTCGATTTGCATCGATCCGGTAGACAGAAGAATTATGCGGAGCGCGTACCGAAACGTCATCGATACTCATCATTGGTTGGTCTTATTCGTTTCTTGGGAGTTATCGGAACGACGTGCACAGGTACGTCGGGTGCGTACCCCTAGCAACGGATAAGACAACGATTGACCCTTTAATTGCGCCGTGACTTGCAAGAGGTACGCTCTACCCGGTTGCATCCGCGTTAGCGTGAACGGAATCGCACGATCCTTCGGCGGGCTTAGCCTTTCCTCGCAAACTTCGAACGTGTATTCGGAACGTCGTCGACGATGAAGGCCGCACTGGTCCGGGATCGTAGCCACGCTGGCCAATAACGAGGAACTTCGCAGTTCCCGCACCAGGATGCAATACTTAGCTGCGCCCGCCGATTCCACTCCTATCGTCACACCGTGGCAGGTCCTTAGGGGTCTGTACTCGCGTGGTGTACTTCTGGATGGTATCTAAATATGTACAAGGTTCACAATTGTCTAATGACTTTTCATTGCTGTTTGATTAGCATATCAATCCTCTGGCAATATGAGTCGCCGACTTCCGGATGGAAGTTCCGctgtttaattacaaattaatacatGAAGTATAAAAAATCATCCCCAAGAATTTCAGTAATATCAAAGCAATTTgattaatgaaactgaaagTAAAAAGATCAAAATCATGGTGGATGGTGCTCCAATCTTTTGTAAACTGAACATCCTAGTAtaattcagtttgttcgaaTGTATtgtgttaaaaatgaattttggaAACTGGTTGAAAATTAGCATTCGTATATATGCGTACTAAGGAATTCTTTTACGCTCTTGTTGTAATTCAGTTAACtctttacactcgagtggcgactctgatgCACCGTTCAATTCATTGTCGTACgatgttttgaaaatatttttatattatcaaatttgtttatttttaaagaactgttcaaagtataactgttataaggactcaattttgtatgaataaaTTGCATCAATGatttacagaaaatacaaatactGTAATCCATCCAAAATAAGTTTAGACATTgagttaaaatggcgtcgagtgcaaaatgttaataactAAAAACATAACATACCTGCGGAAATATCGTTGACGATTCTTGTGTTGCTAATACTTTAATAGCAAACACACGTGCTAATTCTTGCGGTGTAGCGGATATTCGCAACGTGTATGCTTTGCCTGAAGTTAAAGGTGGCACACTTAATGATGCGTATCCTACTACTTCCCTTtcctgtaaatataaattatttatagtctCTGTACTTTGCGTTTCAATAATAAGATTTATGATTTTACAGGGGGtaagaaatattagataaGATTCCTCCTAATTTCTCTTTATATAGGTAAATAAATGGTGTTCAATGTCATctctttaattattgaataatcattttaattattaaattattattgatggCTAACAGTTTTAGAAACACCGTATACGTTATCGACATTAGATAGGTATTAATAGTTTAAAGAGTTGGCGatactctttaaaaaattgtactaaattaatcaatttgaaaaagttCTGTAATACTTCTATGAAagattacaattataaaagtgCCTATATAAATAGACTATAATGAAACTTTTAGATACAATAAAGTACAATAAGTTGAATTGTATTTCTTTCAGTATATTGCAATCTAAAATGTCTGATCGTTAAAGaactattttcgattttctttctccAAAGAAACAGAACATTTGCtattatcgaattaaaacaTACGTAATTGAACAAACGTTTGATTACCCTTAAAATTCCTGGTGCAGTTAATTTCGCTTTGACAATTCCACCGCCGCAGGGAAAGATGTGGAAGGTGCTCGAAGTATTTTCTGGTGGACGATATCGGAAATGAACAAATCCATCAGTCTTCCGTAAATTGGTCGTGGTATAACCACCAGTTCGTAAAATCAACTCCGGAGTTTTTCGAAATCGTATGCTGTCGGTAGCTACCCGATTCGAAACGTTATTGCGGGTATTTACctgaaacaataaaagaacAGTTTGAAATCTTAGAATATAGTCAACCCTCGTTCTCTGAGGAGTGAATAAGGACCAGGACGTGTTatatctcaaataattattcaacattactaaaatgaataaagccgtctgtattaaaaatatattaattcaaaaacCTAATAGACATAGATAAcagttattttcaaaattatcttCTATACAATTGCTTCGTCTTATACAGGGCGGGGCATTTGAAAGAGAATAACTCGAATAACCTAAATAactcgtttttatttaacaatagaaaaagagagtaaCATTTGTTTGAAGCATTTGTATATAGAAGCTTTAGTTTTTATGATATCGGGAAATTACTCCTGTCCTTACGTAGAATAATAttctagaataaaaataccatccatcacaaaattattatctccATATTATATGCTCCTTGAAGTTAAGCAACTTATGTGTGGaacttatttttctattgttgaAGACAAACGAGTGATTC encodes:
- the Smyda-5 gene encoding SET and MYND domain containing, arthropod-specific, member 5 — translated: MAAVTESGCPICGDRINATLRCSSCKQQVYCSKDHQRQDWPNHRSVCQAWEIHESPELGRHLLASRDLGPGDLILSESPLVWGPSLHTDQRVCVGCGKRCTSDSTRCKTCTWPACEEDCPGLLDKRRHGLECLLLIQAKMIPRCDVLLVIRMWILWLKKSKQWVALEKLQSHEDSRGQGTVAYEEVMNVSQYLERLVSQKPGSREVIAKICGLIDVNALETMPPEGSVAIYETACLLEHSCLANTRHSFKIDDKGRPRIMVKALCPIKKGDHLSTMYTHALWATITRRAHLRDTKYFSCYCKRCSDPTELGTHLGTLICPQDNGFILPNDPLDFESEWKCQLCPGTLRASEVTEFICKLEDDVEDVMCTATKSSLSELLSRLITLLHPNHQLCISVSHSLIQLQGRSDPSKIDLCKRIIEITKILDPYGVRLSLYTAVTLRELSNCPGQDRESLSLEAISLLQSEPQNSPGEKLRMLIEAEM
- the Smsr gene encoding sphingomyelin synthase related, whose protein sequence is MPAKNIADWTQTDVANWLNEIGHEKFSCIFLEQDIDGRALLTLKEEDLKSERMCIKKLGDIKRLCISINQLKRENMAVLFELGYVDLYPSPTFYNHHKQEVPSNGLNSESSIENEFYSASVSEDGHASHLPPEIWKAFISLGYLFIVTWITAFVMVIVHDRVPDMKKYPPLPDIFLDNVPHIPWAFDMCEVTGTILFAIWLIVLIFHKYRFILLRRFFALSGTVFLLRCVTMLITSLSVPGAHLQCQPRTVSDDWSSPAYVDIYNKIAMAYVIWRGAGMSIQGVRTCGDYMFSGHTVALTMLNFFITEYTPAQLYFLHTFTWMLNMFGIFFILAAHEHYSIDVFVAFYITSRLFLYYHTLANNQALMQRDSNRTRIWFPLFSFFESSVDGIVPNEYESPSLIICNLACTGKDIWYLVRSSICFRKSLRNVSGNVKSNTNKEH